A single region of the Acinetobacter sp. WCHA45 genome encodes:
- the purE gene encoding 5-(carboxyamino)imidazole ribonucleotide mutase: MNAVATDSQPLVGIIMGSQSDWATLEHTANMLKQLGVPFEAEVVSAHRTPDRLFEYAETARDRGIQVIIAGAGGAAHLPGMCAAKTDLPVLGVPVKSSILNGVDSLLSIVQMPAGIAVGTLAIGQAGATNAAILAAQILGLTRPDIAKNVADFRTAQTEKVSNNNIPGQV, from the coding sequence ATGAATGCGGTCGCAACAGATAGCCAACCTTTAGTCGGAATTATCATGGGTTCTCAATCAGATTGGGCAACACTTGAACATACCGCTAATATGCTCAAACAATTGGGTGTTCCTTTTGAAGCTGAGGTGGTTTCTGCGCACCGTACGCCAGATCGTTTATTTGAATATGCTGAAACAGCACGTGATCGTGGTATTCAGGTGATTATTGCAGGTGCGGGTGGCGCAGCGCATTTACCGGGGATGTGTGCTGCTAAAACTGATTTGCCTGTGCTTGGCGTGCCTGTTAAATCTTCAATTTTAAATGGCGTTGACTCATTGCTTTCGATTGTACAAATGCCAGCGGGTATTGCTGTGGGGACTTTAGCGATTGGTCAGGCAGGTGCAACCAATGCGGCAATTCTTGCAGCGCAAATTCTAGGTTTAACCCGTCCAGATATTGCTAAAAATGTGGCTGATTTCCGCACAGCTCAAACCGAAAAAGTATCGAACAATAACATTCCTGGTCAAGTATAA
- the mpl gene encoding UDP-N-acetylmuramate:L-alanyl-gamma-D-glutamyl-meso-diaminopimelate ligase, with protein sequence MHLHILGICGTFMGSLALLARDLGHKVTGSDANVYPPMSTQLENAGIELMQGYERSHLQPHPDLVIVGNAMKRGIDAIEYMLNEGLPYISGPQFLADHVLQGKHVLGVAGTHGKTTTTTMLAWVLDQAGLNPGFLIGGVPLGFSESARLGGGKYFCVEADEYDSAFFDKRSKFVHYHPKTAILNNLEFDHADIFDDLAAIQKQFHHLVRTIPSEGRIIAPITETNIDEVLEQGCWTPVVRTSLEPNDQAALSAELISADGSHFNVLEHGQVIGEVKWNMTGQHSVANALATIAAAQHVGVTIEQACEALSNFGGVKRRMELLGTVRGIEVYDDFAHHPTAIETTLDGARKRLGERKLWAIIEPRSNTMRMGSHKDGLAHSARLADEVIWYQPEGLDWDLQPVIAASSNKAEVSRSLDEIIARVVNEAGEGDAVVIMSNGGFGGLHQKLITALS encoded by the coding sequence ATGCATCTGCATATTTTGGGTATTTGTGGCACATTTATGGGGTCTTTGGCTCTGTTAGCACGAGATTTAGGACATAAAGTCACAGGTTCAGATGCCAATGTTTATCCACCGATGTCGACTCAACTGGAAAATGCAGGGATTGAATTGATGCAGGGGTATGAGCGTAGCCATTTACAACCGCATCCTGACCTTGTGATCGTCGGTAATGCCATGAAACGTGGCATTGATGCCATTGAATACATGCTGAATGAAGGCCTGCCTTATATTTCTGGCCCACAGTTTTTGGCAGATCATGTCTTGCAGGGCAAGCATGTACTTGGTGTGGCGGGGACACATGGCAAAACCACAACCACGACCATGCTGGCTTGGGTGCTTGATCAAGCAGGTTTAAACCCTGGCTTTTTGATTGGTGGCGTACCGCTTGGTTTTAGTGAAAGTGCACGTTTAGGTGGTGGCAAATATTTCTGTGTAGAAGCCGATGAGTATGATTCTGCCTTCTTCGATAAGCGTTCTAAGTTCGTTCACTATCACCCTAAAACAGCGATTTTAAACAACCTTGAATTTGACCATGCCGACATCTTTGATGACCTCGCTGCCATTCAAAAACAGTTTCACCATTTAGTGCGTACCATTCCAAGTGAAGGTCGTATTATTGCGCCGATTACTGAAACCAATATTGATGAAGTGCTAGAACAGGGCTGCTGGACGCCTGTGGTTCGTACCAGTCTTGAGCCAAATGACCAAGCTGCTTTATCTGCGGAGCTGATCAGTGCTGATGGCAGTCATTTTAACGTGCTTGAACACGGTCAAGTGATTGGTGAAGTGAAATGGAACATGACAGGGCAACACAGTGTTGCCAATGCTTTAGCCACCATTGCCGCAGCTCAGCATGTCGGTGTAACGATTGAACAAGCCTGTGAAGCCTTATCCAACTTCGGTGGCGTTAAACGCCGTATGGAGCTGTTAGGTACGGTGCGTGGTATCGAAGTCTATGATGACTTTGCCCATCATCCAACCGCAATTGAAACCACGCTGGACGGCGCACGTAAACGTCTAGGCGAACGTAAACTGTGGGCGATCATTGAGCCACGCTCTAACACCATGCGTATGGGCAGCCATAAAGATGGTTTGGCACATTCAGCACGTTTAGCCGATGAAGTGATCTGGTATCAACCAGAAGGCTTGGACTGGGATTTACAGCCTGTGATTGCCGCTTCATCAAACAAGGCCGAAGTCAGCCGCTCTTTAGATGAGATCATTGCTCGTGTGGTGAATGAAGCAGGTGAGGGTGATGCTGTGGTGATTATGTCGAATGGTGGTTTTGGTGGATTACACCAAAAGTTGATTACGGCTTTGTCTTAA
- a CDS encoding SDR family oxidoreductase has product MAKTILITGASSGLGAGMAREFAAKGYNLALCARRLERLETLKQELQSQFSIQVKIKTLDVTHYDDVFTVFKAFQQEFGTIDRIIVNAGVGEGRRIGKGHFDVNRATAETNFISALAQCEAAVEIFRAQNKGHLVVISSMSAMRGLPKHLSTYAASKAAVAHLAEGIRAELLNTPIKVSTIFPGYIRTELNEGAKKLPFEVDEKTGCKALVKAIEKESVKAYVPQWPWLPMGIAMKILPLKLVNKLS; this is encoded by the coding sequence ATGGCAAAGACCATTTTAATTACAGGGGCAAGCTCGGGTTTGGGCGCAGGTATGGCGCGTGAATTTGCTGCCAAAGGCTATAATCTTGCGTTGTGTGCACGGCGGCTGGAACGTTTGGAAACACTCAAACAGGAGCTACAAAGCCAGTTTTCGATTCAGGTTAAGATTAAAACCCTTGATGTGACCCATTACGATGATGTGTTTACGGTTTTTAAAGCCTTTCAGCAAGAATTTGGAACGATTGACCGAATTATTGTCAATGCAGGTGTGGGTGAAGGTCGCCGTATCGGTAAGGGTCATTTTGATGTAAACCGCGCTACGGCTGAAACCAATTTTATTTCGGCATTGGCGCAATGTGAAGCCGCGGTTGAAATCTTTAGAGCGCAAAATAAAGGTCATTTGGTGGTGATCTCCTCAATGAGTGCAATGCGCGGTTTACCAAAGCATTTATCGACCTATGCTGCGAGCAAAGCAGCAGTGGCACATTTAGCGGAAGGCATTCGTGCCGAGTTGTTGAATACGCCAATTAAAGTCTCAACGATTTTCCCTGGCTATATTCGTACTGAATTGAATGAAGGTGCGAAGAAATTACCGTTTGAAGTGGATGAAAAGACAGGTTGCAAGGCGTTGGTGAAAGCCATTGAGAAGGAATCAGTAAAGGCTTATGTTCCGCAGTGGCCGTGGTTGCCAATGGGGATAGCAATGAAGATTTTGCCTTTAAAACTGGTAAATAAATTGAGTTAA
- a CDS encoding 5-(carboxyamino)imidazole ribonucleotide synthase produces MNKTIGIFGGGQLGRMMAQAALPLNIQCSFFEAETDCPAAILGPVFSSKNPEALQDFIASADVFSLEFENTPVADVDVLTQTKTLHPPRLALATAQNRLAEKSLFDELGIPVAPYRAVDSLDSLKQAVAELGLPIVLKTVTGGYDGKGQFVLRSEDQIDTAWAELGPAKSLIAESFVKFSREVSIIAVRGQDGDVKTWALAENHHHNGILSHSIVPAPNSTDLQPVAQDYITRLLNHLNYVGVLTLELFVTEQGLYANEMACRVHNSGHWSIEGAICSQFENHIRAVAGLPLGATDVVRPTVMINIIGQHPKSEDVLALKGAHLHLYNKSERAGRKLGHITLMPNNRDELTVLCRQLAQILPVPLALTDDMNI; encoded by the coding sequence ATGAATAAAACCATCGGTATTTTTGGTGGTGGACAGCTTGGGCGCATGATGGCGCAAGCAGCTTTACCACTCAATATTCAATGTAGCTTTTTCGAAGCCGAAACAGACTGCCCAGCAGCTATTTTAGGTCCTGTATTTTCAAGTAAAAATCCAGAAGCACTACAAGATTTCATCGCAAGTGCCGATGTATTCAGTCTTGAATTTGAAAATACGCCTGTTGCTGATGTAGATGTTTTGACCCAAACCAAAACACTGCACCCTCCTCGCCTTGCTTTGGCGACAGCACAAAATCGCTTGGCAGAAAAAAGTTTGTTTGACGAACTCGGTATTCCAGTTGCACCATATCGTGCTGTGGATAGCTTGGACAGCTTAAAACAAGCCGTGGCTGAACTTGGATTACCTATCGTATTAAAAACCGTAACAGGTGGCTACGATGGTAAAGGTCAGTTCGTATTACGTTCTGAAGATCAAATTGATACAGCTTGGGCTGAATTAGGGCCTGCCAAAAGCCTGATTGCAGAAAGTTTTGTGAAATTTAGCCGTGAAGTATCCATTATTGCGGTGCGTGGTCAAGATGGTGATGTCAAAACTTGGGCACTTGCTGAAAACCACCATCACAATGGCATATTATCACACTCAATCGTTCCTGCACCAAATAGCACAGATTTACAACCAGTTGCACAAGACTATATTACTCGGTTGTTGAATCATCTTAATTATGTGGGGGTACTTACACTTGAATTATTCGTGACTGAACAAGGGCTTTATGCCAATGAAATGGCATGTCGCGTTCATAATTCAGGACATTGGTCGATTGAAGGTGCGATTTGCTCGCAGTTTGAAAATCATATCCGTGCAGTAGCAGGCTTGCCGCTAGGAGCAACCGATGTTGTGCGTCCAACAGTGATGATCAATATCATTGGTCAACACCCGAAATCAGAAGATGTTTTAGCACTGAAAGGTGCGCATTTACATCTTTATAATAAGTCTGAGCGTGCTGGTCGTAAGCTTGGTCATATTACTTTGATGCCGAACAATAGGGATGAATTGACCGTGTTATGCCGCCAATTAGCTCAGATTTTACCAGTTCCATTAGCACTGACAGATGATATGAACATCTAA
- a CDS encoding DMT family protein, whose translation MTMAWYGHLKILHNAPLWQAILFSWLIALLEYSFMIPATKLLNQQGWSLGEMKITQEVVTLIVFVPFMIFLFKQPFKLDYVWAMFCLMGCVYFVFRNQS comes from the coding sequence ATGACGATGGCCTGGTATGGGCATCTGAAAATTTTACACAATGCGCCGCTTTGGCAAGCGATTTTGTTTAGTTGGTTGATTGCTCTATTGGAATATAGTTTTATGATTCCTGCAACTAAACTATTAAATCAACAGGGTTGGAGTTTGGGCGAAATGAAAATCACCCAAGAAGTTGTTACGCTGATTGTGTTTGTGCCCTTTATGATTTTTCTGTTTAAACAACCATTCAAGTTGGATTATGTCTGGGCGATGTTTTGCTTAATGGGCTGTGTCTATTTTGTGTTCCGTAACCAGAGCTAA